In Candidatus Eisenbacteria bacterium, the genomic stretch GTCTCATGATCCGCATGGCCTGGCACAGCGCGGGCACCTACCGCGTCGGTGACGGTCGCGGCGGCGGCGGGCGCGGCCAGCAGCGCTTCGCCCCGCTCAACAGCTGGCCGGACAACGTCAGCCTCGACAAGGCGCGCCGCCTGCTGTGGCCGATCAAGCAGAAGTACGGCCAGTCCATCTCCTGGGCCGACCTCATCATCCTCGCCGGCAACGTGGCGCTGGAGACGATGGGCTTTCGCACTTTCGGCTTCGGCGGCGGCCGCGAGGATGTCTGGGAGCCGGACAACGACGTCTACTGGGGCGCGGAGAAGACGTGGCTCGCGGGCGACAAGCGCTACTCGGGCGTACGCGACCTCGAGAATCCACTCGCCGCCGTGCAGATGGGCCTCATCTACGTGAACCCGGAAGGCCCGAACGCCAACGGCGATCCAGTGTCCGCGGCCAAGGACATCCGGGACACCTTCGGCCGCATGGCCATGAACGACGAGGAGACCGTGGCGCTGATCGCCGGCGGTCACACGCTGGGCAAGACCCACGGCGCGGGCCCCGCGACCAACGTAGGCCCCGATCCGGAAGCCGCTCCGATCGAGGAGCAGGGGCTGGGCTGGAACAGCAAGTACCAATCCGGCAAGGGCGGCGATGCCATCACCTCCGGGCTCGAAGTGGTCTGGTCGCAGACGCCGATCAAGTGGAGCAACTTCTTCTTCGAGAACCTCTTCAAGTACGAATGGGAGCAGACGCGGAGCCCGGCGGGCGCCATCCAGTGGGTGGCCAAGGACGGTCCGGAGATCATTCCCGACCCGCACGATCCGACCAGAAAGCGCAGGCCGACGATGCTGACGACGGACCTGACGCTGCGGTTCGATCCGGCGTTCGAGAAGATCTCGCGCAGATTCCTCGCCGATCCGAAGGCCTTCGCCGATGCCTTCGCCCGCGCTTGGTTCAAGCTCACGCACCGGGACATGGGGCCCCGCTCGCGCTACCTCGGGCCCGAGGTCCCGAAGGAAGAGCTCCTGTGGCAGGACCCGATCCCGAAGATCGGCTACAAGCTGATCGGCGAGAGGGAGATCGCCGCGCTCAAGAGAACCTTGACCGCGAAGCTCAGCGTCTCGCAGTTGGTCACGACGGCCTGGGCCTCGGCCTCCACCTTCCGCGGCGGCGACAAGCGCGGCGGCGCGAATGGCGCCCGCATCCGGCTCGCACCGATGAAGGATTGGGAAGTGAACCAGCCGCCGCGGCTCGCCGAGGTGCTGAAGGTGCTGGAAGACGTCCAGACCGGCTTCAACAAGAAGGCCAAGGGCGGCAAGAAGGTGTCGATCGCCGATCTCGTCGTGCTCGGTG encodes the following:
- the katG gene encoding catalase/peroxidase HPI, yielding MATESACPIDHTAGGGTTNSDWWPNQLRLDLLNQHSNRSNPLDEEFSYAKAFKKLDYFALKKDLRRLMTDSQDWWPADWGHYGGLMIRMAWHSAGTYRVGDGRGGGGRGQQRFAPLNSWPDNVSLDKARRLLWPIKQKYGQSISWADLIILAGNVALETMGFRTFGFGGGREDVWEPDNDVYWGAEKTWLAGDKRYSGVRDLENPLAAVQMGLIYVNPEGPNANGDPVSAAKDIRDTFGRMAMNDEETVALIAGGHTLGKTHGAGPATNVGPDPEAAPIEEQGLGWNSKYQSGKGGDAITSGLEVVWSQTPIKWSNFFFENLFKYEWEQTRSPAGAIQWVAKDGPEIIPDPHDPTRKRRPTMLTTDLTLRFDPAFEKISRRFLADPKAFADAFARAWFKLTHRDMGPRSRYLGPEVPKEELLWQDPIPKIGYKLIGEREIAALKRTLTAKLSVSQLVTTAWASASTFRGGDKRGGANGARIRLAPMKDWEVNQPPRLAEVLKVLEDVQTGFNKKAKGGKKVSIADLVVLGGAAGIEKAAKKAGVVVTVPFRPGRNDATAEQTDVESVGFLEPLADGFRNYVKAEHGVPAEQLLVDKAQRLTLTAPEMTVLVGGLRVLGANIGGSKHGVFTKRTETLTNDFFVNLLDMGTEWKPARDIYEGRDRKTGAVKWTGTRVDLVFGSNSVLRALAEVYAGSDAKKKFVTDFVAAWTKVMELDRFDLR